Proteins encoded together in one Musa acuminata AAA Group cultivar baxijiao chromosome BXJ3-6, Cavendish_Baxijiao_AAA, whole genome shotgun sequence window:
- the LOC135641615 gene encoding probable LRR receptor-like serine/threonine-protein kinase At1g74360 codes for MSEDEVSFSGCLLLLLSLILITGRAIAGATDREVLLALKDYLEANNPIYRGAYARWNASDSSPCNWPGITCTGAGRVNGVYLAESNISSEIFSNFSLLTELTHLDLSANAIGGFVPADLNRCSGLEYLNLSSNIIGGELNLTGLTNLVTLDLTCNRFNGSIRANFPAMCANLVSLNISTNSFGGDITECFDQCPKLKYLDLSSNHFVGGIWPGFPSLRQLLISENSFTGEFLPSTFASGCDLESLDLARNSFSGTFPSSIANCSKLTSLNLWGNAFTGAVPSGIGSLSELSALNLGNNSFDRNIPEELLNCSKLVFLDFSNNTFGGDIQEIFGRFVTLNYLILRGNQYTGGILSSGILKLRSLMRLDLSRNRFSGNLPVEITTMPKLKMLILAYDGFSGCIPPEFGRMAGLQLLDLSYNKLTGSIPPAIGNLTSLLWLMLASNDLTGEIPPEIGNCSSLLWLNLANNQLSGGIPPEISAIGRNPAPTFEANRREIRGVAPGSGDCLTMKRWIPASYPPFNFIYTQMTRQSCRTTWDRLLKGYGIFPICSNSSSQVRSLAISGYLQLSGNRLSGGIPPEIGRMRNLSLIHLDANHLSGRLPPEIGGLPLVILNVSDNRLSGKIPMEIGGLRCLTSLDLSRNNFSGELPPSLSGLSELNKFNVSYNPLVSGTVPVTGQIATFDRDSFLGDPLIGFPSLSGRGAPPPSGDGGASGGHGRWTTVAFWVLIALTSIFVACGALSFAVFRLRGPHSAVDPDPEELLSDGVKRRSDAAMSVYSSSSDGVGVRVFRLDNGEAELAFTYGDILAATGNFDERSVVGRGGCGVVYRGVLQDGRCVAVKKMQRRRGKGEMREGEDAGEREFQAEMEVMAGARGRGHPNLVRLHGWCLAGEAAVLVYEYMEGGSLEEVIEDWGRFGWQRRLGAATGVARALAFLHHECVPAVVHRDVKASNVMLDAWGRARVTDFGLARSVGAGESHVSTVVAGTVGYVAPEYGQTWRATTRGDVYSYGVLAMEMATGRRAIDGGEECLVERVRRAAEAEGGLRAGEEEGAAEMLALLTVGLRCTADAPHARPGMMEVLAELLSIADRNGGASETNTPCWSQQSRSTSPSSVQSYWEGYF; via the exons ATGTCCGAAGACGAAGTGAGCTTCTCTGGCtgtctcctcctcctgctctccttAATTCTCATCACAG GTCGAGCAATCGCCGGTGCGACCGACAGGGAGGTGCTGCTCGCTCTGAAAGACTACCTCGAAGCCAACAACCCCATCTACCGAGGCGCATATGCTCGGTGGAATGCGTCCGACTCTTCCCCTTGTAATTGGCCCGGCATCACCTGCACCGGCGCCGGCCGCGTCAATGGCGTTTATCTTGCAGAGTCCAACATATCTAGTGAAATCTTCTCCAACTTCTCGCTGCTCACGGAGCTCACCCACCTTGACCTCTCTGCCAACGCCATCGGCGGCTTCGTTCCCGCCGACCTCAACAGGTGCAGCGGACTCGAGTACCTAAACCTCTCCAGCAACATCATCGGTGGGGAGCTCAACTTGACCGGCCTCACCAATCTGGTGACGCTCGACCTCACGTGCAACCGCTTCAATGGCAGCATCCGTGCCAACTTCCCCGCTATGTGCGCCAATCTGGTTAGCTTGAACATTTCGACAAATAGCTTCGGGGGCGACATCACCGAGTGCTTCGACCAGTGCCCCAAACTCAAGTACCTCGACCTGAGCTCCAACCACTTCGTCGGAGGCATATGGCCAGGCTTCCCGAGCCTCCGGCAACTCTTGATCTCCGAGAACAGCTTCACCGGAGAGTTTCTGCCGAGCACATTTGCCTCCGGCTGCGACCTCGAAAGCTTGGACCTTGCCAGGAACAGCTTCTCCGGCACGTTCCCCAGCTCGATCGCCAATTGCTCGAAGCTAACATCTCTCAACCTGTGGGGCAACGCGTTCACCGGAGCGGTTCCCTCCGGTATTGGTTCGCTTTCGGAACTCAGCGCGCTCAACCTGGGGAATAACTCGTTCGACCGGAATATACCTGAGGAGCTGCTGAACTGCTCCAAGTTGGTGTTTCTTGACTTCAGCAACAATACCTTCGGCGGCGACATCCAAGAAATCTTCGGCCGGTTCGTGACGCTCAACTATCTAATCCTTCGTGGGAATCAGTACACCGGAGGCATTCTATCATCGGGAATTCTCAAGCTTCGAAGTCTCATGAGATTGGACTTGAGCAGGAACAGGTTTTCCGGCAATCTCCCGGTCGAGATCACGACGATGCCGAAGCTAAAGATGTTGATTCTTGCCTATGATGGGTTCTCCGGCTGCATTCCGCCGGAGTTCGGCAGAATGGCGgggcttcagttgctggatcttTCGTACAACAAGCTCACTGGCTCGATCCCTCCAGCGATCGGAAACTTGACATCGCTCCTGTGGTTGATGCTCGCCAGCAATGATCTTACCGGCGAGATCCCGCCGGAGATCGGCAACTGCAGCAGCTTGCTGTGGTTGAACCTTGCCAATAACCAGCTTTCCGGCGGGATCCCGCCGGAGATATCGGCGATCGGGAGGAATCCGGCCCCGACGTTCGAGGCCAATCGCCGTGAGATCCGCGGTGTCGCCCCCGGATCCGGCGATTGCCTCACCATGAAGCGATGGATACCCGCGAGCTACCCGCCGTTCAACTTCATCTACACGCAGATGACGAGGCAGAGCTGCCGAACTACTTGGGACCGCCTCCTGAAGGGCTACGGGATCTTCCCGATCTGCTCCAACTCCTCGTCGCAAGTCCGATCCCTAGCGATCTCCGGCTACCTCCAGCTCTCCGGCAACCGGCTCTCGGGCGGGATACCACCGGAGATCGGCCGGATGAGGAACCTCAGCCTGATCCATCTCGACGCCAACCACCTTTCCGGTCGCCTCCCGCCGGAGATCGGCGGGCTCCCGCTTGTCATCCTCAACGTCTCCGACAACCGTCTGTCCGGCAAGATCCCGATGGAGATCGGCGGCCTGCGATGCCTCACGAGCCTCGACCTCTCCAGGAACaacttttccggcgagcttccaccgAGCCTGAGTGGCCTCTCCGAGCTCAACAAATTCAACGTGTCCTACAACCCCCTCGTCTCCGGCACGGTGCCGGTCACCGGTCAGATCGCCACCTTCGACCGCGACAGCTTCTTGGGAGACCCCCTCATCGGCTTCCCCTCCTTGTCGGGCCGCGGTGCTCCGCCGCCATCCGGGGACGGCGGTGCATCCGGCGGGCACGGGCGGTGGACGACGGTGGCGTTCTGGGTGCTCATCGCGCTCACCTCGATCTTCGTCGCGTGCGGTGCTCTCTCCTTTGCGGTCTTCCGTCTCCGGGGGCCCCACTCCGCGGTGGACCCCGACCCGGAGGAGCTGCTATCGGACGGCGTTAAGCGTCGGAGCGACGCGGCGATGTCGGTCTACTCCTCGTCGTCGGATGGAGTGGGGGTGAGGGTGTTCCGGCTGGACAACGGGGAGGCAGAGTTGGCGTTCACGTACGGCGACATCTTGGCAGCGACGGGAAACTTCGACGAGAGGAGTGTGGTGGGGCGGGGCGGGTGCGGGGTAGTGTACCGGGGGGTGCTGCAGGACGGCCGGTGCGTGGCGGTGAAGAAGATGCAGCGGCGGAGGGGGAAGGGCGAGATGAGGGAGGGGGAGGACGCGGGGGAGCGGGAGTTCCAGGCGGAGATGGAGGTGATGGCAGGCGCGCGGGGCCGGGGCCACCCCAACCTGGTGAGGCTGCATGGTTGGTGCCTGGCGGGGGAGGCGGCGGTGCTGGTCTACGAGTACATGGAGGGGGGCAGCCTGGAGGAGGTTATCGAGGACTGGGGGCGGTTCGGGTGGCAGCGGCGGCTCGGGGCAGCGACGGGGGTGGCGCGGGCGCTGGCGTTCCTCCACCACGAGTGCGTCCCCGCGGTGGTGCACCGGGACGTGAAGGCCAGCAACGTGATGCTGGACGCGTGGGGACGGGCGCGGGTGACGGACTTCGGCCTGGCCCGCTCCGTGGGGGCCGGGGAGAGCCACGTCAGCACAGTTGTGGCCGGTACGGTAGGGTACGTGGCGCCGGAGTACGGGCAGACGTGGAGGGCGACGACGCGAGGCGACGTGTACAGCTACGGGGTGCTGGCCATGGAGATGGCCACGGGGCGCCGGGCGATAGACGGCGGGGAGGAGTGCCTGGTGGAGCGGGTGAGGCGGGCGGCGGAGGCCGAGGGGGGGCTGCGGGCGGGGGAGGAAGAGGGCGCGGCGGAGATGCTGGCCCTGCTGACGGTGGGGCTGAGGTGCACGGCGGATGCGCCGCACGCGAGGCCGGGCATGATGGAGGTGCTGGCCGAGCTGCTGAGCATAGCCGACAGGAACGGCGGCGCAAGCGAGACCAACACTCCTTGTTGGTCTCAGCAGAGCCGCAGCACATCTCCTTCCTCCGTGCAGAGCTACTGGGAAGGATATTTTTGA